In one window of Syngnathus scovelli strain Florida chromosome 20, RoL_Ssco_1.2, whole genome shotgun sequence DNA:
- the LOC125990099 gene encoding trace amine-associated receptor 1-like: MEPDSFRNKTDATNPKHPCYESSNSSWIFTSDPSITCILGYCVLAFLSIATICGNLLVIISVVYFKQLHTPTNYFILSLAFADLLVGLLVFPFSMTFTVTSCFFDNNFICKIRDIFDVSLCTSSILHLCCISIDRYYAVCQPLAYRSKITAQVALSMILVCWGIAVVIAICIIIGGYSQGTCEEMCSVTVILSNIMGPVLAFYLPAVIMSCIYLKIFFVAQRQVSSIQISNSMSKIERKATKTLAIVMGVFLLFMSPYFFCVVFQPLFSHPLSIPVIETLNWLTLSNSMLNPFIYAFFYNWFRSAFKMIITGKIFQGNLGDSILI, from the coding sequence ATGGAACCTGATTCGTTCCGGAACAAGACTGATGCTACAAATCCCAAACATCCTTGTTACGAGTCTTCCAATTCATCCTGGATATTTACAAGTGACCCTTCTATAACATGTATCTTGGGATATTGCGTACTTGCTTTTTTGTCTATTGCTACAATATGTGGAAATCTTCTTGTAATAATCTCAGTTGTGTACTTCAAACAACTTCACACTCCTACTAACTACTTTATTCTGTCTCTAGCTTTTGCTGACTTACTCGTCGGTCTTTTGGTTTTTCCCTTCAGTATGACCTTTACTGTGACCTCGTGtttttttgacaacaatttcaTCTGTAAAATCCGAGATATATTCGACGTGTCGTTGTGCACGTCATCAATTTTGCATTTATGTTGCATATCTATTGACAGATATTATGCTGTGTGTCAGCCTCTGGCATATAGATCCAAAATAACTGCTCAAGTAGCTCTTTCTATGATTCTTGTGTGCTGGGGTATTGCCGTTGTGATTGCAATCTGTATTATAATAGGAGGATACAGCCAAGGAACATGTGAGGAAATGTGCTCTGTTACAGTTATTTTATCCAACATTATGGGACCTGTTTTGGCTTTTTACCTACCTGCAGTCATTATGAGCTGCATCtacttgaagattttttttgtagctcAGAGGCAGGTGAGCAGCATCCAGATCTCAAACTCTATGAGTAAGATAGAGAGGAAAGCTACCAAAACCCTGGCCATTGTTATGGGAgtgtttttattattcatgtctccttactttttttgtgttgtctttCAGCCACTCTTCTCTCACCCCCTGTCCATTCCTGTGATTGAAACATTGAACTGGCTCACGTTATCTAATTCAATGCTGAATCCTTTTATTTATGCTTTCTTTTATAACTGGTTCCGGTCTGCTTTTAAAATGATTATAACTGGGAAAATATTTCAAGGTAATTTGGGTGATTCCATATTGATTTGA
- the LOC125990098 gene encoding trace amine-associated receptor 7g-like, translating to MEPDLFRNKTDATNPKHPCYESSNSSLIFTSDPSITCILGYCVLAFLSIATICGNLLVIISVVYFKQLHTPTNYFILSLAFADLLVGLLVFPFSMTFTVTSCFLDNNVICKIRDIFDVSLCTSSILNLCCISIDRYYAVCQPLAYRSKITAQVALSMILVCWVTAIVIALCIIIGGYSQGTCEEMCSVTVILSNIMGPVLSFYLPAVIMSCIYLKIFFVAQRQVSSIQISNSMSKVERKATKTLAIVMGVFLLFMSPYFFCVVFQPLFSQPLSIPAIETLNWLTLSNSMLNPFIYAFFYNRFRSAFKMIITGKIFQGNLGDSILI from the coding sequence ATGGAACCGGATTTGTTCCGGAACAAGACTGATGCTACAAATCCCAAACATCCTTGTTACGAGTCTTCCAATTCTTCCTTGATATTTACAAGTGACCCTTCTATAACATGTATCTTAGGATATTGTGTACTTGCTTTTTTGTCTATTGCTACAATATGTGGAAATCTTCTTGTAATAATCTCAGTTGTGTACTTCAAACAACTTCACACTCCTACTAACTATTTTATTCTGTCTCTAGCTTTTGCTGACTTACTCGTTGGTCTTTTGGTTTTTCCCTTCAGTATGACCTTTACTGTGACCTCGTGTTTTCTTGACAACAATGTCATCTGTAAAATCCGAGATATATTCGACGTGTCGTTGTGCACGTCATCGATTTTGAATTTATGTTGCATATCTATTGACAGATATTACGCTGTGTGTCAGCCTCTGGCATATAGATCCAAAATAACTGCTCAAGTAGCTCTGTCTATGATTCTTGTGTGCTGGGTTACTGCCATTGTAATTGCACTCTGTATTATAATAGGAGGATACAGCCAAGGAACATGCGAGGAAATGTGCTCTGTTACTGTTATTTTGTCAAACATTATGGGAcctgttttgtctttttaccTACCTGCAGTCATTATGAGTTGCATCtacttgaagattttttttgtagctcAGAGGCAGGTGAGCAGCATCCAGATCTCAAACTCTATGAGTAAGGTAGAGAGGAAAGCTACCAAAACCCTGGCCATTGTTATGGGAgtgtttttattattcatgtctccttactttttttgtgttgtctttCAGCCACTCTTCTCTCAGCCCCTGTCGATTCCTGCAATTGAAACATTGAACTGGCTGACGTTATCTAATTCAATGCTGAATCCTTTTATTTATGCTTTCTTTTATAACAGGTTCAGGTCTGCTTTTAAAATGATTATAACTGGGAAAATATTTCAAGGTAATTTGGGTGATTCCATATTGATTTGA
- the LOC125990097 gene encoding trace amine-associated receptor 1-like has protein sequence MEPDSFRNKTDATNPKHPCYESSNSSLIFTSDPSITCILGYCGLAFLSIATICGNLLVIISVVYFKQLHTPTNYFILSLAFADLLVGLLVFPFSMTFTVTSCFLDSNVICKIRDIVDASLCTSSILHLCCISIDRYYAVCQPLAYRSKITAQVALSMILVCWVTAIVIALCIIIGGYNRGTCEEMCSITVILSNIMGPVLSFYLPAVIMSCIYLKIFFVAQRQVRSIQISNSVSKVERKATKTLAIVMGVFLLFMSPYFFCAVFQPLFSQPLSIPAIETLNWLTLSNSMLNPFIYAFFYNWFRSAFKMIITGKIFQGNLGDSILI, from the coding sequence ATGGAACCGGATTCGTTCCGGAACAAGACTGATGCTACAAATCCCAAACATCCTTGTTACGAGTCTTCCAATTCATCCTTGATATTTACAAGTGACCCTTCTATAACATGTATTTTAGGATATTGTGGACTTGCTTTTTTGTCTATTGCTACAATATGTGGAAATCTTCTTGTAATAATCTCAGTTGTGTACTTCAAACAACTTCACACTCCTACTAACTATTTTATTCTGTCTCTAGCTTTTGCTGATTTACTTGTCGGtcttttagtttttcccttcagtATGACCTTTACTGTGACCTCGTGTTTTCTTGACAGCAATGTCATCTGTAAAATCCGAGACATAGTCGACGCGTCGTTGTGCACGTCATCGATTTTGCATTTATGTTGCATATCTATTGACAGATATTATGCTGTGTGTCAGCCTCTGGCATATAGATCCAAAATAACTGCTCAAGTAGCTCTGTCTATGATTCTTGTGTGCTGGGTTACTGCCATTGTAATTGCACTCTGTATTATAATAGGAGGATACAACCGAGGAACATGCGAGGAAATGTGCTCTATTACAGTCATTTTATCAAACATTATGGGAcctgttttgtctttttaccTACCTGCAGTCATTATGAGCTGCATCtacttgaagattttttttgtagctcagaggcaggtgagaagcaTCCAGATCTCAAACTCTGTGAGTAAGGTAGAGAGGAAAGCTACCAAAACCCTGGCCATTGTTATGGGAgtgtttttattattcatgtcTCCTTACTTTTTTTGTGCTGtctttcaaccacttttctcTCAGCCCCTGTCGATTCCTGCGATTGAAACATTGAACTGGCTGACGTTATCTAATTCAATGCTGAATCCTTTTATTTATGCTTTCTTTTATAACTGGTTCAGGTCTGCTTTTAAAATGATTATAACTGGGAAAATATTTCAAGGTAATTTGGGTGATTCCATATTGATttga